One Physeter macrocephalus isolate SW-GA unplaced genomic scaffold, ASM283717v5 random_131, whole genome shotgun sequence DNA segment encodes these proteins:
- the UBALD1 gene encoding UBA-like domain-containing protein 1 isoform X3, whose translation MSVNMDELKHQTALSAFFQETNIPYSHHHHQMMCTPANTPATPPNFPDALTMFSRLKASESFHSGGSGSPMAATATSPPPHFPLAATGSFVAPSWPAAASPPGGAQHHQPQQPPLWTPAPPSPASDWPPLVPQQAASEPRAHPAMEAER comes from the exons ATGTCCGTGAACATGGACGAGCTCAAGCACCAG ACGGCCCTCAGCGCCTTTTTCCAAGAGACCAACATCCCCTAcagccaccatcaccaccagatG ATGTGCACTCCAGCCAACACCCCCGCCACGCCCCCCAACTTCCCTGATGCCCTCACCATGTTCTCCCGTCTCAAGGCGTCCGAGAGCTTCCACAGCGGAGGCAGCGGCAGCCCGATGGCCGCCACGGCCACGTCGCCCCCGCCGCATTTCCCGCTCGCCGCCACCGGCAGCTTCGTGGCACCCAGCTGGCCGGCTGCGGCCTCACCCCCAGGGGGTGCACAGCACCACCAGCCGCAGCAGCCGCCCCTGTGGACTCCGGCACCCCCTTCCCCGGCGTCAGACTGGCCGCCCCTGGTCCCCCAACAGGCCGCCTCAGAACCCAGAGCCCACCCTGCCATGGAGGCCGAGAGATAA
- the UBALD1 gene encoding UBA-like domain-containing protein 1 isoform X1, with protein sequence MSVNMDELKHQVMINQFVLTAGCAADQAKQLLQAAHWQFETALSAFFQETNIPYSHHHHQMMCTPANTPATPPNFPDALTMFSRLKASESFHSGGSGSPMAATATSPPPHFPLAATGSFVAPSWPAAASPPGGAQHHQPQQPPLWTPAPPSPASDWPPLVPQQAASEPRAHPAMEAER encoded by the exons ATGTCCGTGAACATGGACGAGCTCAAGCACCAGGTCATGATCAACCAGTTCGTGCTGACGGCCGGCTGCGCAGCCGACCAGGCGAAGCAGCTGCTACAGGCGGCCCACTGGCAGTTCGAG ACGGCCCTCAGCGCCTTTTTCCAAGAGACCAACATCCCCTAcagccaccatcaccaccagatG ATGTGCACTCCAGCCAACACCCCCGCCACGCCCCCCAACTTCCCTGATGCCCTCACCATGTTCTCCCGTCTCAAGGCGTCCGAGAGCTTCCACAGCGGAGGCAGCGGCAGCCCGATGGCCGCCACGGCCACGTCGCCCCCGCCGCATTTCCCGCTCGCCGCCACCGGCAGCTTCGTGGCACCCAGCTGGCCGGCTGCGGCCTCACCCCCAGGGGGTGCACAGCACCACCAGCCGCAGCAGCCGCCCCTGTGGACTCCGGCACCCCCTTCCCCGGCGTCAGACTGGCCGCCCCTGGTCCCCCAACAGGCCGCCTCAGAACCCAGAGCCCACCCTGCCATGGAGGCCGAGAGATAA
- the UBALD1 gene encoding UBA-like domain-containing protein 1 isoform X2: MSVNMDELKHQVMINQFVLTAGCAADQAKQLLQAAHWQFEMCTPANTPATPPNFPDALTMFSRLKASESFHSGGSGSPMAATATSPPPHFPLAATGSFVAPSWPAAASPPGGAQHHQPQQPPLWTPAPPSPASDWPPLVPQQAASEPRAHPAMEAER, translated from the exons ATGTCCGTGAACATGGACGAGCTCAAGCACCAGGTCATGATCAACCAGTTCGTGCTGACGGCCGGCTGCGCAGCCGACCAGGCGAAGCAGCTGCTACAGGCGGCCCACTGGCAGTTCGAG ATGTGCACTCCAGCCAACACCCCCGCCACGCCCCCCAACTTCCCTGATGCCCTCACCATGTTCTCCCGTCTCAAGGCGTCCGAGAGCTTCCACAGCGGAGGCAGCGGCAGCCCGATGGCCGCCACGGCCACGTCGCCCCCGCCGCATTTCCCGCTCGCCGCCACCGGCAGCTTCGTGGCACCCAGCTGGCCGGCTGCGGCCTCACCCCCAGGGGGTGCACAGCACCACCAGCCGCAGCAGCCGCCCCTGTGGACTCCGGCACCCCCTTCCCCGGCGTCAGACTGGCCGCCCCTGGTCCCCCAACAGGCCGCCTCAGAACCCAGAGCCCACCCTGCCATGGAGGCCGAGAGATAA